From one Catenuloplanes nepalensis genomic stretch:
- a CDS encoding GNAT family N-acetyltransferase: protein MALGHVRPAGSQDAGDIARIQLTTWRVAYRRLLPKQVLDSVDVAWLTERWRESIEAPPTPRHRVLVAVEQAEQSYLVGFAAAGPADEQALAPGEEPGVFGPDVVAVTDLLVEPRWGRRGHGSRLLSAAVDLWREDLFGTAVAWAYDADAATRKFLGSAGWEPDGASRALDVDDLLIPQLRLHVSLADAPL from the coding sequence ATGGCACTCGGGCACGTTCGACCGGCCGGCTCGCAGGACGCCGGTGACATCGCGCGAATCCAGCTCACGACCTGGCGGGTCGCATATCGCCGGTTGCTGCCCAAGCAGGTGCTCGACTCGGTCGACGTCGCCTGGCTGACGGAGCGGTGGCGGGAGTCCATCGAGGCCCCACCGACACCCCGGCACCGGGTTCTGGTCGCCGTTGAGCAGGCCGAACAATCGTATCTGGTGGGCTTCGCCGCGGCGGGTCCGGCCGATGAGCAGGCACTCGCGCCCGGCGAGGAGCCGGGCGTGTTCGGGCCGGACGTCGTGGCCGTCACCGATCTGCTGGTCGAGCCGCGCTGGGGCCGGCGCGGCCACGGCAGCCGGTTGCTGTCCGCCGCCGTGGACCTGTGGCGGGAGGACCTGTTCGGCACCGCGGTCGCGTGGGCGTACGACGCGGACGCGGCGACCCGGAAGTTCCTCGGCTCGGCCGGCTGGGAGCCGGACGGTGCCTCGCGGGCGCTCGACGTCGACGACCTGCTCATCCCCCAGCTCCGCCTGCACGTCTCGCTGGCGGACGCGCCGCTCTGA
- a CDS encoding glycosyltransferase 87 family protein yields the protein MRTLWRVAGVVLFAVAVAVFDLVTSARHGFFDLKVYWGALNYWANDGGMLYDYLNPNTLYGFTYPPFAAFVMLPLSWVPWTAAITISVIATVIVTAVVVWWLIRPIAQRQGWTPWLAFAIAACLVAAYEPMRETVNFGQVNMLLLFMVAADVLFLVARRSPFGGVGIGLATAIKLTPGVFIIYLLVTRRWRAAITASGTAAFVTLVAAVIAPDASREFWTSALWNTDRVGDLGFISNQSLQGVVARLFGDDVRPLWALLVVATLVFWGWRCRLALRAGDERAGLALTAVLGCLISPVTWVHHLVWLLPALFLIAGDGFRSVGRRRKVMLTIAFLSWAILCSRLVWIWTYRTGGLGGFLGGSAYLWVTVVLLLAIPIARPDDSEDQDLSEGTEEARPSLVA from the coding sequence ATGCGGACGCTCTGGCGGGTCGCCGGCGTGGTGCTGTTCGCCGTCGCCGTCGCCGTCTTCGACCTGGTCACGTCCGCGCGGCACGGGTTCTTCGACCTGAAGGTCTACTGGGGAGCGCTGAACTACTGGGCCAACGACGGCGGCATGCTCTACGACTACCTGAACCCGAACACGCTGTACGGCTTCACGTACCCGCCGTTCGCCGCGTTCGTGATGCTGCCGCTGTCCTGGGTGCCGTGGACGGCCGCGATCACGATCAGTGTGATCGCCACCGTGATCGTCACCGCGGTGGTGGTCTGGTGGCTGATCCGGCCGATCGCGCAGCGCCAGGGCTGGACGCCGTGGCTGGCGTTCGCGATCGCGGCCTGTCTGGTCGCGGCGTACGAGCCGATGCGCGAGACGGTCAACTTCGGCCAGGTCAACATGCTGCTGCTGTTCATGGTCGCGGCCGACGTGCTGTTCCTCGTCGCCCGCAGGAGCCCGTTCGGCGGCGTCGGCATCGGCCTGGCCACCGCGATCAAGCTGACGCCCGGCGTGTTCATCATCTATCTGTTGGTCACCCGCCGCTGGCGGGCCGCGATCACCGCGTCCGGCACGGCCGCGTTCGTGACGCTGGTCGCCGCCGTGATCGCGCCGGACGCGTCCCGCGAGTTCTGGACGTCCGCGCTGTGGAACACCGACCGCGTCGGCGACCTCGGCTTCATCTCCAACCAGTCGCTGCAGGGCGTGGTCGCGCGGCTCTTCGGCGACGACGTGAGGCCGCTCTGGGCGCTGCTGGTGGTGGCCACGCTCGTCTTCTGGGGCTGGCGTTGCCGGCTCGCGCTGCGGGCCGGTGACGAGCGCGCCGGGCTGGCGCTGACCGCGGTGCTGGGCTGCCTGATCAGCCCGGTGACCTGGGTGCACCACCTGGTCTGGCTGCTGCCCGCGCTGTTCCTGATCGCCGGTGACGGCTTCCGTTCGGTGGGGCGCCGCAGGAAGGTCATGCTGACGATCGCGTTCCTGAGCTGGGCGATCCTGTGCAGCCGGCTGGTCTGGATCTGGACCTACCGCACCGGTGGCCTGGGCGGCTTCCTCGGCGGCAGCGCCTACCTCTGGGTCACCGTCGTGCTGCTGCTGGCGATCCCGATCGCCCGCCCGGACGACTCCGAAGATCAAGATCTGTCCGAGGGTACGGAGGAGGCCCGCCCGTCCCTGGTGGCCTGA
- the dapB gene encoding 4-hydroxy-tetrahydrodipicolinate reductase, translated as MSETIPVAVLGAAGRMGTEVCKAVGAAPDLELVATVDAGEPLDRAAGARVIVDFTTPGAVMDNLRWAIGRGMHAVVGTSGFTEEKFAQVRDWLAEAPGVGVIVAPNFGIGAVLMMEFAAKAARHFESVEIIEQHHPRKLDAPSGTATHTARLIAAARAEAGLAAMPDATEDEVPGARGAVVEGVRVHAVRATGLVAHQEVLFGALGETLTIRHDSLDRASFMPGVLLAAREVLTRPGLTVGLAPLL; from the coding sequence GTGAGCGAGACTATCCCAGTCGCAGTCCTCGGCGCCGCCGGCCGCATGGGCACCGAGGTGTGCAAGGCGGTCGGCGCCGCCCCCGACCTGGAGCTGGTGGCCACAGTCGACGCCGGCGAGCCGCTGGACAGGGCCGCCGGCGCGCGGGTGATCGTGGACTTCACCACGCCCGGCGCCGTGATGGACAATCTGCGCTGGGCGATCGGCCGGGGCATGCACGCGGTCGTCGGCACCAGCGGTTTCACCGAGGAGAAGTTCGCGCAGGTGCGTGACTGGCTCGCGGAGGCGCCCGGCGTCGGCGTGATCGTCGCGCCGAACTTCGGCATCGGCGCCGTGCTGATGATGGAGTTCGCGGCGAAGGCGGCCCGTCACTTCGAGTCCGTCGAGATCATCGAGCAGCACCACCCGCGCAAGCTGGACGCGCCGAGCGGCACCGCCACGCACACGGCCCGGCTGATCGCGGCCGCGCGCGCGGAGGCCGGGCTGGCCGCCATGCCGGACGCGACCGAGGACGAGGTCCCGGGTGCGCGCGGCGCGGTGGTGGAGGGCGTGCGGGTGCACGCGGTCCGCGCCACCGGGCTGGTCGCGCACCAGGAGGTGCTGTTCGGCGCGCTCGGCGAGACGCTGACCATCCGGCACGACTCGCTGGACCGGGCGTCGTTCATGCCGGGCGTGCTGCTGGCGGCCCGCGAGGTCCTGACCCGCCCCGGCCTGACGGTCGGCCTGGCACCGCTGCTCTGA
- a CDS encoding DUF2752 domain-containing protein produces MSGEPSQADSRFVDTTSPHPADGTGVAAQTAPVGTHPASPAGTHPPHQPGVDATYSAYQPNPDGTYPAYPLGPDGTYPAYPPGYVPPRPDRLTRLVTRIHARTPRWLAPLAVFGCVSAAAGYVLWADPAAADANATPSCIVKYLTGFDCPGCGGTRAVWFMMHGDIANAARHHAVLLFAVPFVAYLYVAWAGKALFGWRLPSWEPSSRSLIWFLAAWGAFSVLRNLPWEPFTWFFV; encoded by the coding sequence ATGAGCGGCGAGCCGTCGCAGGCGGATTCGAGGTTCGTGGACACTACGTCGCCGCACCCGGCGGACGGCACCGGCGTGGCCGCGCAGACCGCGCCGGTCGGGACGCATCCGGCTTCGCCGGCCGGGACGCACCCGCCCCACCAGCCGGGTGTGGACGCGACGTATTCCGCGTACCAGCCGAACCCCGACGGGACGTATCCGGCATATCCGCTCGGACCGGACGGGACGTATCCGGCATATCCGCCGGGATACGTGCCTCCGCGGCCAGACCGCCTCACCCGGCTCGTCACCCGCATCCACGCGCGCACCCCCCGCTGGCTGGCACCGCTCGCCGTGTTCGGCTGCGTCTCCGCCGCCGCCGGTTACGTGCTCTGGGCCGACCCGGCCGCGGCCGACGCGAACGCGACCCCCAGCTGCATCGTGAAGTACCTGACCGGCTTCGACTGCCCCGGCTGTGGCGGCACGCGCGCGGTCTGGTTCATGATGCACGGCGACATCGCGAACGCGGCCCGGCACCACGCGGTGCTGCTCTTCGCGGTCCCGTTCGTGGCCTACCTCTACGTCGCCTGGGCCGGAAAAGCGCTGTTCGGCTGGCGTCTGCCCAGCTGGGAGCCCTCGTCCCGGTCGCTGATCTGGTTCCTGGCCGCCTGGGGCGCCTTCTCCGTGCTCCGCAACCTGCCCTGGGAACCGTTCACCTGGTTCTTCGTTTGA
- a CDS encoding winged helix-turn-helix domain-containing protein, with protein MAISDDLSLAQARRVTLAAQGFTDPAPGGPVTMRHLRRVLGRVGLLQIDSVNVLQRAHYLPMFSRLGPYSTELLDRAFTRRPRTLFEYWGHEASLIPVELQPALRWRMAEAHTSAWGGMRRIAQEQPGLVSWVLDEVRARGPLTAAEIEHDAPRETGNWGWNWSVVKRALEWLFWSGEVTSAGRNSAFARLYDLPERVLPAAVIDAPTPAVEDAHRQLVEMSARALGVAAEPELRDYFRLPVAGARRAIAELAEAGTLRPVRVEGWNRPAYLHADARLPRRVRASTLVSPFDPVVWERARAERLFGFTYRIEIYVPAPQRLYGYYVLPFLHGDRFAGRVDLKADRRSGVLRVPAAWREPHADEAETAYALAAELRRLAGWLGLAEVAPPERGDLAPALTAALAMDHDAAPALSVATDGL; from the coding sequence ATGGCCATCTCCGACGATCTCTCGCTCGCCCAGGCGCGGCGCGTCACGCTCGCCGCGCAGGGCTTCACCGATCCCGCGCCGGGCGGCCCGGTCACCATGCGGCACCTGCGGCGCGTGCTGGGCCGGGTCGGCCTGCTGCAGATCGACTCCGTCAACGTGCTGCAGCGCGCGCACTACCTGCCGATGTTCAGCCGGCTCGGGCCGTATTCGACGGAACTGCTCGACCGCGCCTTCACCCGCCGCCCCCGCACGCTCTTCGAGTACTGGGGGCACGAGGCGTCGCTGATCCCGGTCGAGCTGCAGCCCGCGCTGCGCTGGCGAATGGCGGAGGCGCACACGTCCGCCTGGGGCGGCATGCGGCGCATCGCGCAGGAGCAGCCCGGCCTGGTCTCCTGGGTGCTCGACGAGGTGCGCGCCCGCGGCCCGCTGACCGCCGCCGAGATCGAGCACGACGCGCCGCGCGAGACCGGCAACTGGGGGTGGAACTGGTCGGTGGTCAAGCGCGCGCTGGAGTGGCTGTTCTGGTCCGGCGAGGTCACCTCGGCCGGCCGCAACTCCGCGTTCGCCCGGCTCTACGACCTGCCGGAGCGGGTGCTGCCGGCCGCGGTCATCGACGCGCCGACGCCCGCGGTCGAGGACGCGCACCGGCAGCTGGTCGAGATGTCCGCCCGCGCGCTCGGCGTGGCCGCGGAGCCGGAGCTGCGCGACTACTTTCGGCTTCCGGTCGCGGGCGCCCGGCGCGCGATCGCGGAGCTGGCCGAGGCCGGCACGCTCCGCCCGGTCCGGGTCGAGGGGTGGAACCGGCCGGCCTACCTGCACGCCGACGCGCGGCTGCCCCGCCGGGTGCGGGCCAGCACACTGGTCAGCCCGTTCGACCCGGTGGTCTGGGAGCGGGCCCGCGCCGAGCGGCTGTTCGGCTTCACGTACCGGATCGAGATCTACGTGCCCGCGCCGCAGCGCCTCTACGGCTACTACGTGCTGCCGTTCCTGCACGGCGACCGCTTCGCCGGCCGCGTCGACCTCAAGGCCGACCGCCGGTCCGGCGTGCTGCGCGTGCCCGCGGCCTGGCGCGAACCGCACGCGGACGAGGCGGAGACCGCTTACGCGCTCGCGGCCGAACTGCGCCGCCTCGCCGGCTGGCTGGGCTTGGCCGAGGTCGCCCCGCCCGAGCGCGGCGACCTGGCCCCGGCCCTCACCGCCGCCCTGGCCATGGACCACGACGCCGCCCCGGCCCTGTCCGTCGCCACCGACGGCCTCTAA
- the dapA gene encoding 4-hydroxy-tetrahydrodipicolinate synthase — protein sequence MTHDHGAARRPFGRVITAMVTPFRPDGSLDADGAQRLAAHLVDVQRNDALVLSGTGGESPTTTEAEKETLIRVVREAIGDRAQIIAGVGTNDTAHTVELARTAEKAGADGLLVVTPYYNRPPQAGVARHFTTVADATALPVMLYDIPHRAGIPIATETLLRVADHPNIVAVKDAKSDLFATSEVLARTNLAYYSGEDAATLPWLSIGASGVVGTSTHFVGAQTQELIAAFEGGDVAGALRLHRQLLPIYTGIFRTAGTILVKAGLNALGLPAGPVRSPLVDATEDETAQLRADCLAAGVTLAA from the coding sequence ATGACGCACGACCACGGCGCCGCCCGGCGGCCCTTCGGACGAGTTATCACGGCCATGGTGACGCCGTTCCGCCCGGACGGCTCGCTCGACGCGGACGGCGCGCAGCGGCTCGCGGCGCACCTGGTGGACGTGCAGCGCAACGACGCCCTGGTGCTCAGCGGCACCGGCGGCGAGTCGCCGACCACCACCGAGGCGGAGAAGGAGACGCTGATCCGCGTCGTCCGGGAGGCGATCGGTGACCGCGCGCAGATCATCGCGGGGGTCGGCACGAACGACACCGCGCACACCGTGGAGCTGGCCCGCACCGCCGAGAAGGCGGGCGCGGACGGCCTGCTGGTCGTCACGCCGTACTACAACCGGCCGCCGCAGGCCGGCGTCGCCCGGCACTTCACCACCGTGGCCGACGCGACCGCGCTGCCGGTGATGCTCTACGACATCCCGCACCGGGCGGGCATACCGATCGCGACCGAGACGCTGCTGCGCGTCGCGGACCACCCGAACATCGTGGCCGTGAAGGACGCGAAGAGCGACCTGTTCGCCACGTCCGAGGTGCTGGCCCGGACGAACCTGGCCTACTACAGCGGCGAGGACGCGGCGACGCTGCCCTGGCTGTCGATCGGCGCGTCCGGCGTGGTCGGCACGTCGACCCACTTCGTCGGCGCGCAGACCCAGGAGCTGATCGCGGCGTTCGAGGGTGGCGACGTCGCCGGTGCGCTCCGCCTGCACCGGCAGTTGCTGCCGATCTACACGGGCATCTTCCGCACCGCGGGCACCATCCTGGTCAAGGCCGGGCTCAACGCCCTGGGCCTGCCGGCCGGGCCGGTGCGATCGCCGCTGGTGGATGCCACCGAGGACGAGACGGCGCAGTTGCGCGCCGATTGCCTGGCCGCCGGCGTGACGTTGGCGGCATGA
- a CDS encoding ribonuclease J: protein MTTDQTAVHVPPLPKGALRVLPLGGLGAIGRNMTVFEYDGKLLIVDCGVLFPDVDQPGVDLILPDFTPILDRLADVQAIVLTHGHEDHIGAVPYLLAHKKDIPLVGSQFTLALVEAKLAERRIDPYTLTVQEGRSEKLGPFECEFFAVNHSIPDALAVAIKTPAGTVLHTGDFKMDQLPLDGRITDLAGFARLGSEGVDLLLSDSTNAEIPGFVSPEREIGPVIDSIFGKASGRIIVASFASHVHRVQQVLDSAHEHGRKVAFIGRSMVRNMGIARDLGLLHIPDRLVVGMDEAMNLPPNEIVLMSTGSQGEPMSALGRMATGDHRHVTIAPGDTVVLASSLVPGNETSVYRVINRLSRAGATVIHKEVAKVHVSGHSPAGELLYLLNVVKPRNLMPVHGEWRHLRAHGRLGVESGLRPEHVVLAEDGDIVDLVAGRARVVGHAGNRYIYVDGLAVGDVGESLLTERKILGNDGFIAATVVVDSVTGKVVGGPAISAKGFSEDPQAFNPVLPLITDGLNRAAADGITDPHQLQQIVRRIVGRWVNEAYRRRPMIVPNVVEV, encoded by the coding sequence GTGACCACGGACCAGACCGCCGTGCACGTTCCGCCGCTGCCCAAGGGAGCCCTCCGGGTGCTCCCGCTGGGCGGGCTGGGCGCCATCGGCCGCAACATGACCGTCTTCGAGTACGACGGGAAACTGCTCATAGTCGACTGCGGGGTGCTCTTCCCCGACGTGGACCAGCCCGGCGTGGACCTGATCCTGCCGGACTTCACCCCGATCCTGGACCGGCTCGCCGACGTGCAGGCCATCGTGCTCACCCACGGGCACGAGGACCACATCGGCGCCGTGCCCTACCTGCTGGCCCACAAGAAGGACATTCCGCTCGTCGGGTCGCAGTTCACGCTGGCGCTGGTCGAGGCGAAGCTGGCCGAGCGCCGCATCGACCCGTACACGCTGACCGTGCAGGAGGGCCGGAGCGAGAAGCTCGGGCCGTTCGAGTGCGAGTTCTTCGCGGTCAACCACTCGATCCCGGACGCGCTCGCGGTAGCGATCAAGACGCCGGCCGGCACCGTGCTGCACACCGGCGACTTCAAGATGGACCAGCTGCCGCTGGACGGCCGGATCACCGACCTGGCCGGGTTCGCGCGGCTCGGCTCGGAGGGCGTCGACCTGCTGCTCTCCGACTCGACGAACGCGGAGATCCCCGGCTTCGTCTCACCGGAGCGGGAGATCGGCCCGGTCATCGACTCGATCTTCGGCAAGGCGAGCGGCCGGATCATCGTGGCCAGCTTCGCCTCGCACGTGCACCGCGTGCAGCAGGTGCTGGACTCGGCGCACGAGCACGGCCGCAAGGTCGCGTTCATCGGCCGCTCGATGGTGCGGAACATGGGGATCGCCCGCGACCTCGGCCTGCTGCACATCCCGGATCGGCTGGTCGTCGGGATGGACGAGGCGATGAACCTGCCGCCGAACGAGATCGTGCTGATGTCCACCGGTTCGCAGGGCGAGCCGATGAGCGCGCTCGGCCGGATGGCCACCGGCGACCACCGGCACGTCACGATCGCCCCGGGCGACACCGTGGTGCTGGCCAGCTCGCTGGTCCCGGGCAACGAGACCTCGGTCTACCGGGTGATCAACCGGCTCTCCCGGGCCGGCGCGACCGTGATTCACAAGGAGGTCGCGAAGGTCCACGTCTCCGGTCACTCGCCCGCCGGTGAGCTGCTCTACCTGCTCAACGTGGTGAAGCCGCGCAACCTGATGCCGGTGCACGGCGAGTGGCGGCACCTGCGCGCGCACGGCCGGCTCGGCGTCGAGTCCGGTCTCAGGCCGGAGCACGTGGTGCTCGCGGAGGACGGCGACATCGTCGACCTGGTCGCGGGCCGCGCCCGCGTGGTCGGCCACGCCGGGAACCGCTACATCTACGTCGACGGCCTCGCTGTGGGCGACGTCGGCGAGTCGTTGCTGACCGAGCGCAAGATCCTCGGGAACGACGGTTTCATCGCCGCGACCGTGGTGGTCGACTCCGTCACCGGCAAGGTGGTCGGCGGCCCGGCGATCTCCGCCAAGGGCTTCTCCGAGGACCCGCAGGCGTTCAACCCGGTGCTGCCGCTGATCACGGACGGCCTGAACCGGGCCGCCGCGGACGGCATCACCGACCCGCACCAGCTGCAGCAGATCGTGCGGCGCATCGTCGGCCGCTGGGTGAACGAGGCGTACCGCCGCCGCCCCATGATCGTCCCGAACGTGGTCGAGGTGTGA
- the thyX gene encoding FAD-dependent thymidylate synthase produces the protein MAEIVPQKVQLIAWTQFQAPDGVAWSTDAEGGQALAEFAGRACYQSWKKPNPKTATNAGYLEHILETGHFSVLEHGSVSFYFSGISRSLTHELIRHRHFSYSQLSQRYVPERDAAFVEPGVIKDDPELHAMFAKAADASLAAYTELLEGLEAKFADVESPTLRRKQARQAARAILPNAVETRIVVTGNYRAWRHFIALRATEAADVEIRELAVECLRQLTEKAPNVFGDFTISTLPDGTEVAGSPHAERS, from the coding sequence ATGGCGGAAATCGTCCCGCAAAAAGTGCAGCTGATCGCGTGGACGCAGTTCCAGGCGCCGGACGGCGTGGCGTGGTCCACTGATGCCGAGGGCGGGCAGGCGCTCGCCGAGTTCGCGGGCCGGGCCTGCTACCAGTCGTGGAAGAAGCCGAACCCGAAGACCGCCACGAACGCGGGCTACCTGGAGCACATCCTGGAGACCGGGCACTTCAGCGTGCTGGAGCACGGCTCGGTCAGCTTCTACTTCTCCGGCATCTCCCGGTCGCTCACCCACGAGCTGATCCGGCACCGGCACTTCTCCTACTCGCAGCTCTCCCAGCGGTACGTTCCGGAGCGCGACGCCGCGTTCGTCGAGCCCGGCGTGATCAAGGATGACCCGGAGCTGCACGCGATGTTCGCCAAGGCGGCCGACGCGAGCCTCGCGGCGTACACCGAGTTGCTGGAGGGCCTGGAGGCGAAGTTCGCCGACGTGGAGAGCCCGACGCTGCGCCGCAAGCAGGCCCGCCAGGCCGCGCGTGCGATCCTGCCGAACGCGGTCGAGACGCGGATCGTGGTGACCGGCAACTACCGGGCGTGGCGGCACTTCATCGCGCTGCGCGCCACGGAGGCGGCCGACGTGGAGATCCGCGAGCTGGCGGTCGAGTGCCTTCGTCAGCTGACCGAGAAGGCGCCGAACGTGTTCGGTGACTTCACGATCAGCACGCTGCCGGACGGCACCGAGGTCGCGGGCAGCCCGCACGCCGAGCGCTCGTAA
- a CDS encoding M16 family metallopeptidase gives MTNPVQRGADPLGGTVNKTVLPSGLRIVTESIPTVRSVSIGIWAAIGSRDETPEFSGASHFLEHLLFKGTERRTAMDISAEIEAVGGETNAFTAKEYTCYYARVLDENLPLAVDVLCDLAANSLLAEADVETERGVILEEIAMHDDEPGDQVHDIFTELIYGDHPLGQLISGTEQTIGAMTRAQIETFYRERYTAPHLVIAAAGNLDHDAIVAQVTAALAGTPLDGPPASPASRRASEPTPAYAPPAQVVEPKDTEQAHVVLGAPGLSRLDDRRFTAGVLNNVLGGGMSSRLFQEIREKRGLAYSVYSYTTQYADSGLFAVYAGCAPGKVEEVLELSRAELARVARTSLTAEELDRGKGMTKGAFVLGLEDTGSRMTRLAKAELLYDDLLPVAGFLERVDAVTADEVAALAADLLNRPRSLAVVGPFDEETDWSLG, from the coding sequence ATGACGAACCCCGTTCAGCGGGGCGCTGACCCACTGGGCGGCACGGTCAACAAGACCGTGCTGCCCAGTGGGCTGCGCATCGTCACCGAGTCCATCCCGACCGTCCGCAGCGTCTCGATCGGGATCTGGGCCGCGATCGGCTCCCGCGACGAGACGCCGGAGTTCTCCGGTGCCTCGCACTTCCTGGAGCACCTGCTCTTCAAGGGCACCGAGCGGCGCACCGCCATGGACATCTCCGCGGAGATCGAGGCGGTCGGCGGCGAGACGAACGCGTTCACCGCCAAGGAATACACCTGCTACTACGCGCGTGTGCTGGACGAGAACCTGCCGCTCGCGGTCGACGTGCTCTGTGACCTCGCGGCCAACTCGCTGCTGGCCGAGGCGGACGTCGAGACCGAGCGTGGCGTGATCCTCGAGGAGATCGCCATGCACGACGACGAGCCCGGCGACCAGGTGCACGACATCTTCACCGAGCTGATCTACGGCGACCATCCGCTGGGCCAGCTCATCTCCGGGACCGAGCAGACCATCGGCGCGATGACCCGCGCGCAGATCGAGACGTTCTACCGCGAGCGCTACACCGCGCCGCACCTGGTGATCGCCGCGGCCGGCAACCTCGACCACGACGCGATCGTGGCCCAGGTGACCGCGGCGCTGGCCGGCACGCCGCTGGACGGCCCGCCCGCTTCGCCCGCGTCCCGGCGCGCGTCCGAACCGACCCCGGCGTACGCGCCGCCCGCGCAGGTCGTGGAGCCGAAGGACACTGAGCAGGCGCACGTCGTGCTCGGGGCGCCCGGCCTGTCCCGGCTGGACGACCGCCGGTTCACCGCCGGCGTGCTCAACAACGTGCTCGGCGGCGGCATGTCCAGCCGCCTCTTCCAGGAGATCAGGGAGAAGCGCGGCCTGGCCTACTCGGTCTACTCCTACACCACGCAGTACGCGGACTCCGGCCTCTTCGCGGTCTACGCGGGCTGCGCGCCCGGCAAGGTCGAGGAGGTGCTGGAGCTGTCCCGCGCGGAGCTCGCCCGGGTGGCCCGCACCAGCCTGACCGCGGAGGAACTCGATCGCGGCAAGGGCATGACCAAGGGCGCGTTCGTGCTCGGACTGGAGGACACCGGCTCCCGGATGACCCGCCTGGCCAAGGCCGAGCTGCTCTACGACGACCTGCTGCCGGTCGCCGGTTTCCTGGAGCGGGTGGACGCGGTCACCGCGGACGAGGTCGCGGCGCTCGCCGCGGACCTGCTCAACCGGCCGCGGTCGCTCGCGGTCGTGGGCCCCTTCGACGAGGAGACGGACTGGTCTCTGGGATAG